A window of Drosophila subobscura isolate 14011-0131.10 chromosome E, UCBerk_Dsub_1.0, whole genome shotgun sequence contains these coding sequences:
- the LOC117892569 gene encoding uncharacterized protein LOC117892569 codes for MCSTPNCFVYVLVGSYLVAEVRIVIVNKTQNYNTLKIACRVEFTNIKCNSTDLDFSDFEYCYLKSVNRSYKYLSVKVKLFKIPVTKVTLSFGLYKRLSGYRPFLYNFTVDACKFLKHRKSFPVVSYFHDFIKDFSNMNHSCPFNHDIMVEKASIEHANNQLTNILKFPEGDYMVEMHFLAYDIRRAVVKLYVSLS; via the exons ATGTGCTCCACTCCCAACTGTTTTGTGTACGTCCTGGTCGGGTCCTATTTGGTTGCAGAGGTAAGGATTGTGATTGttaacaaaacacaaaattacAACACCTTGAAGATCGCTTGTCGAGTGGAGTTCACCAACATTAAGTGCAATTCTACGGATTTGGATTTCTCTGATTTCGAATATTGTTACCTGAAGTCTGTTAACCGAAGCTACAAATACTTATCGGTGAAAGTCAAACTATTTAAAATTCCCGTTACCAAGGTCACG CTAAGCTTCGGGCTATACAAACGACTAAGTGGATACAGGCCATTCCTTTACAATTTCACTGTGGATGCCTGCAAATTCTTAAAACATCGAAAATCGTTTCCCGTCGTTAGCTATTTTCATGATTTCATCAAAGATTTTTCCAACATGAATCACTCATGTCCCTTCAAT CATGATATAATGGTGGAAAAGGCTAGCATCGAGCACGCCAATAACCAACTGACGAATATTCTGAAATTTCCTGAGGGCGATTACATGGTTGAGATGCACTTTTTGGCCTACGACATCCGTCGTGCAGTCGTCAAATTGTATGTTAGTCTTTCCTAA